The Antarcticibacterium sp. 1MA-6-2 genome has a window encoding:
- a CDS encoding site-specific integrase — protein MNTSNTFSILFLVNPKKVSGNQVIIFARITVNSQRAIISLKRRIPLELWDSAKKRARGNSAEAKQVNQYLDLVHSNLFQCYQDLLFKRKLITAKVIKAAYLGDDETSKTLQNLLDYHSRKIASTLASGTIRNFGITEGYVQKFLKKDRKTSDVYLKDLDYKFLCDFEYFLSTYYPNGHPRAMSHNTVMKHIQRLRKVIRLAYNMEWVDKDPFRRWKTTFEKKEREFLSANELSNLETYEFPLDRLDRVRDLFVFSCYTGISYVDVMKLTEDNILMGIDGNNWIVTKRQKTKTPIKVPLLDPALDLIKKYSQHPMTIISGSLLPIITNEKLNVYLKEVAILCGIKKNLTYHMARHTFATTITLSNGVPIETVSKLLGHTKIATTQIYARVLENKVSRDMNNLKLVLEQNKGVKKFPDQ, from the coding sequence ATGAATACGTCTAACACATTTTCAATTCTTTTTTTGGTAAACCCAAAAAAAGTATCAGGTAATCAGGTAATCATTTTTGCCAGGATTACCGTGAACAGCCAGAGAGCCATCATTAGTTTGAAAAGGAGAATTCCGCTGGAATTATGGGATTCTGCTAAAAAGAGGGCAAGAGGAAATTCTGCGGAAGCAAAGCAAGTAAACCAGTATTTGGATCTTGTCCATTCTAACTTGTTTCAATGTTACCAGGATCTACTATTTAAAAGAAAATTAATTACAGCCAAAGTAATAAAGGCGGCATATTTGGGAGATGATGAGACTTCCAAAACGCTGCAAAATTTGCTGGACTACCATTCCAGGAAAATAGCAAGCACTTTGGCTTCCGGAACCATTAGAAACTTCGGGATCACTGAAGGCTATGTTCAAAAATTTTTAAAGAAGGACAGGAAAACTTCAGATGTATATTTAAAAGATCTGGATTACAAGTTCCTCTGTGATTTTGAATATTTCCTTAGTACCTATTATCCTAATGGCCACCCCAGAGCCATGAGTCATAATACAGTTATGAAGCATATACAGCGCTTGAGAAAGGTGATTAGGCTTGCCTATAATATGGAATGGGTAGATAAAGATCCGTTCCGGCGTTGGAAAACCACCTTTGAAAAGAAAGAACGTGAATTTTTATCGGCCAATGAACTTTCAAATCTTGAAACCTATGAATTTCCACTAGATAGATTAGATCGCGTTCGAGATCTTTTCGTCTTTAGCTGCTACACAGGAATTAGCTATGTCGACGTAATGAAGTTGACAGAAGATAATATTTTAATGGGTATTGACGGGAATAATTGGATAGTAACAAAACGGCAGAAAACAAAAACTCCAATTAAAGTACCTTTACTTGATCCGGCACTCGATCTAATAAAAAAATACAGCCAGCATCCTATGACAATAATTAGTGGAAGTCTCCTTCCGATCATTACCAACGAAAAGCTGAATGTATATTTAAAGGAAGTTGCGATACTTTGCGGTATAAAAAAGAATCTAACCTATCATATGGCCAGACACACATTTGCAACAACCATTACTTTGAGTAACGGGGTACCTATAGAAACTGTTTCTAAGCTTTTAGGTCATACTAAAATTGCAACAACGCAAATATATGCCCGTGTCCTGGAAAACAAAGTGAGCAGGGATATGAATAATTTGAAGCTTGTTCTCGAACAGAATAAGGGAGTGAAAAAATTTCCTGATCAATAG
- a CDS encoding cell division protein FtsQ/DivIB — protein sequence MKINYNYIKAVFVVAVVVFLYGFAGQRNSTRKISKIEVHFTESENLYVTEEAVNKLLIQNKVTAASVGKETLDLNRVESVLNNHEMVENAEVFVTLDGILKTQISQRRPIGRVLAEDVFYVDRLGDRMPLSPYYSARVPVVTGVDDKSIEEVYPILDYISKDQFLQEHVTAITRKRGGLYELEIRQMDFNLFFGKVENVDIKFNNFKAFYKKALKDELLNTYKMVDLQFGNQVVCTKK from the coding sequence ATGAAGATTAATTACAATTACATAAAGGCAGTATTCGTGGTAGCTGTAGTGGTCTTCCTTTACGGTTTTGCCGGGCAGAGAAATAGCACCAGAAAAATATCTAAAATAGAAGTACATTTTACTGAATCTGAAAACCTTTATGTTACTGAAGAAGCGGTTAATAAATTGTTAATACAAAATAAAGTCACTGCTGCGAGTGTAGGTAAAGAAACTTTAGATTTGAATAGGGTGGAGTCGGTTTTGAATAATCACGAAATGGTTGAAAATGCTGAAGTATTTGTCACCCTGGATGGCATTTTAAAAACACAAATCAGCCAGCGTCGTCCAATTGGAAGAGTACTTGCCGAAGATGTTTTTTACGTGGACAGATTAGGGGATAGAATGCCCCTTTCGCCGTATTATTCCGCCAGGGTTCCTGTTGTGACAGGTGTTGATGATAAAAGTATAGAAGAAGTTTACCCAATTTTGGACTATATAAGTAAAGATCAGTTTTTACAGGAACATGTGACAGCCATTACAAGGAAGAGGGGTGGACTTTATGAGCTTGAAATAAGACAAATGGATTTTAATTTGTTCTTTGGGAAAGTTGAAAACGTAGATATTAAATTCAACAATTTTAAAGCCTTTTACAAAAAGGCACTAAAAGACGAATTATTAAATACTTACAAAATGGTGGATCTACAATTTGGGAATCAGGTTGTATGCACTAAAAAATAA